The following coding sequences are from one Arachis hypogaea cultivar Tifrunner chromosome 7, arahy.Tifrunner.gnm2.J5K5, whole genome shotgun sequence window:
- the LOC112701543 gene encoding probable indole-3-pyruvate monooxygenase YUCCA11, which translates to QSSMQIIEVHVVIVGAGPAGIATAGCLNKLRISNIVLERDDCPVSLWRKRAYDRLKLHLGKDFCSLPHYPFPSYFPNFVPRVDFLHYIDSYIAHFGIDINYNCSVDSAFIDQSSRKWRLLVTNNSSGAGEIYEAEFLVVASGENSEEYIPNIKGLESYQGESMHCSKYLNGREMYKKNVLVVGCGNSGMKIAYDLSTWGAYTSIVIRSQVHYFTKKMVYVGMLMLKHFTVEKVDKIMIVMSKLKYGNMSKYGLTRPKEGPFALKIKGGTTPTIDVGCVKRIKNGKIKVYPGISSIKENKVVKFVDGQHAHFDAIIFVTGYKTNVLKWLKDYKGLFNENGMPKPSYPNHWKGKHGIYSAGFSKRGLEGISFDAMKIANDINFTLTSRVNQITS; encoded by the exons CAATCAAGTATGCAGATTATTGAAGTACATGTTGTGATTGTAGGTGCAGGACCTGCTGGAATAGCAACCGCAGGATGTCTCAACAAACTCAGAATCTCTAACATTGTTCTTGAAAGAGATGATTGTCCTGTTTCTCTTTGGAGAAAAAGAGCATATGATCGTTTGAAACTACACTTAGGAAAAGACTTTTGTAGCCTTCCACATTATCCTTTTCCTTCTTACTTTCCCAATTTTGTCCCCAGGGTTGATTTCTTGCACTACATTGACTCTTACATTGCGCATTTTGGCATTGACATCAACTACAACTGCTCTGTTGACTCCGCTTTCATTGACCAAAGCAGTAGAAAGTGGAGGCTCCTTGTTACCAACAACTCTTCCGGTGCCGGCGAGATCTATGAGGCAGAGTTTCTGGTGGTTGCGAGCGGAGAGAATAGTGAAGAGTACATCCCAAACATTAAAGGGCTTGAGAGCTATCAAGGAGAGTCCATGCATTGTAGCAAGTATTTGAATGGGAGAGAAATGTACAAGAAGAATGTTTTGGTTGTTGGATGTGGCAATTCTGGCATGAAAATTGCTTATGATCTTTCAACTTGGGGTGCATATACCTCTATTGTCATCAGAAGTCAA GTGCATTATTTTACTAAGAAAATGGTGTATGTGGGTATGTTGATGCTAAAACACTTCACGGTGGAAAAAGTGGACAAGATCATGATTGTTATGAGCAAATTGAAGTATGGAAATATGTCTAAGTATGGTTTGACGAGGCCAAAGGAAGGACCTTTTGCACTCAAAATAAAAGGTGGTACTACACCTACCATTGATGTTGGTTGCGTGAAAAGGATTAAGAACGGAAAAATAAAg GTTTATCCTGGTATTTCAAGTATCAAGGAAAATAAGGTAGTTAAATTTGTTGATGGACAACATGCTCATTTCGATGCAATCATCTTTGTTACTGGATACAAAACCAATGTGCTGAAGTGGCTTAAG GATTACAAGGGTCTATTCAATGAGAATGGAATGCCAAAACCAAGTTACCCAAATCATTGGAAAGGAAAACATGGAATTTACAGTGCTGGATTTTCGAAAAGAGGATTAGAAGGCATTTCATTTGATGCGATGAAAATAGCAAATGATATCAACTTCACTTTGACTTCAAGGGTCAATCAAATTACATCTTAG